A region from the Deinococcus ruber genome encodes:
- a CDS encoding glycoside hydrolase family 5 protein, whose protein sequence is MKRQWRHSGWRAGLALAVCWALSSTLAAPTLPLTRGVDLEGWLDAPQFEPLDPGNLKALPAIRAAGFDFVRLLVNPNAFTSARPSDPEPAATLGRVLKAARQSNLRVLVTLYDESPQKAEVVGGGRALDTYLVLLERLGGLLNAYDPRWVGLEPLDEPGDCSLTPTTWMQRETQFVAAARRSAPNLTLVLTGACFSDSYSLTQLVPPVDPNLIYGFQFLDPLTFTQQGNPANELWAHFRNVPYPLAKASLPGILSGILKAIPDAPTRTQVQKEFLSISSDTFDQRNIQAQMTAVSNWAARNSARVLLGSFAVRQSAPRPDRMRWFHDVRTAAEARHFAWAAWSWSSPFGFGLTENGKLPADLKKALGLP, encoded by the coding sequence GTGAAGCGGCAGTGGCGGCACTCCGGCTGGCGGGCGGGGCTGGCTCTGGCGGTGTGCTGGGCTTTGTCGTCCACGCTGGCCGCCCCCACCCTGCCCCTGACACGCGGCGTCGATCTGGAGGGCTGGCTCGACGCGCCGCAGTTCGAGCCGCTGGACCCAGGCAACCTCAAGGCGCTGCCTGCCATCCGCGCCGCTGGCTTTGATTTCGTGCGGCTGCTGGTCAATCCGAATGCTTTTACCTCGGCCCGGCCCAGCGACCCGGAACCGGCAGCCACGCTGGGGCGCGTGCTGAAAGCGGCCCGTCAGAGCAATCTGCGCGTGCTGGTCACGCTGTACGACGAAAGCCCGCAGAAGGCCGAGGTGGTGGGCGGGGGCCGGGCGCTCGACACCTATCTGGTGCTGCTCGAACGCCTGGGCGGGCTGCTGAATGCGTATGATCCGCGTTGGGTGGGCCTGGAACCCCTGGATGAGCCGGGCGACTGCAGCCTGACGCCAACCACCTGGATGCAGCGTGAAACCCAGTTCGTGGCTGCCGCCCGCCGCAGCGCTCCGAACCTGACGCTGGTACTGACCGGGGCGTGTTTCTCAGATTCCTACAGCCTGACGCAGCTTGTGCCGCCGGTCGATCCAAACCTGATCTACGGGTTTCAGTTTCTCGATCCGCTGACCTTCACCCAGCAGGGCAACCCCGCCAACGAGCTGTGGGCGCACTTCAGGAACGTGCCGTATCCGCTGGCGAAAGCCAGTCTGCCGGGCATTCTCAGTGGAATCCTGAAAGCCATTCCCGACGCACCGACCCGTACACAGGTTCAGAAGGAATTTCTGTCGATCAGCAGCGATACTTTCGATCAGCGCAACATTCAGGCGCAGATGACGGCGGTGTCGAACTGGGCTGCCCGCAACTCGGCGCGGGTGCTGTTGGGATCGTTCGCGGTGCGTCAGAGTGCGCCGCGCCCCGACCGGATGCGCTGGTTTCATGACGTGCGGACAGCGGCGGAAGCCCGGCACTTTGCCTGGGCTGCATGGAGCTGGAGCAGCCCCTTCGGCTTTGGCCTGACCGAGAACGGCAAGCTGCCCGCCGATCTGAAGAAGGCGCTGGGCCTGCCCTGA